GGCGCTTCAGGTTGGAGTAAAGGAACAGCTTGTCGTTGCATGTTTGCTCCCATAAGGGCACGGTTCGAGTCATCGTTTTCTAAGAACGGAATACACGCTGTCGCTGCAGATACTACTTGTTTTGGAGAGACGTCCATGTAATCGATACGATCACGATTCACAACAACGTTTTCATCTCTAAAACGTGCAACAACATCTTCATCTAAGAATGAACCATCATCACCCAAACGAGCATTCGCTTGCGCAACTACATAGTTATCCTGTTCATCAGCTGTTAAATAATCAATTCTTTGAGTTACTTTGCCTGTTTCCGGATCGACACGACGATATGGCGTCTCAATGAAACCAAAACGGTTGACCTTTGCATAGGATGATAGCGAGTTAATCAATCCGATATTCGGACCCTCTGGCGTTTCAATCGGACACATACGGCCATAGTGTGAATAGTGAACGTCTCGCACTTCAAAACCAGCACGTTCCCTTGTTAAACCACCAGGTCCTAATGCAGATAAACGACGTTTATGTGTTAACTCGGCTAATGGATTAGTTTGATCCATAAATTGAGATAACTGAGAGCTACCGAAGAACTCTTTAATTGAAGCAATAACCGGTCTAATATTAATTAATTGTTGTGGAGTGATTGTCGCTGTATCCTGAATTGACATTCTCTCACGAACAACACGCTCCATACGTGATAAACCAATACGGAACTGGTTTTGCAGCAACTCCCCAACAGAACGTAAACGGCGGTTACCTAGATGATCAATATCATCGGTATTTCCAACACCGTGTAGCAAGTTGAAGAAATAGCTAATTGAAGCAATAATGTCAGCAGGTGTTATGTTCTTAATGGCTTCTTCGATATTCGAGTTACCAATTACATTAATGACCTTTTCTCCATCTTCATTAGGAGCGTAAATCTTGATTGATTGAAGAATGATATCATCTTCAACAACCCCACCTACTGGGTTAGATGTTTTAAATCCAATATTATTTTCGAGATTAGGAAGAATGCGATCTAATGTACGACGATCTAACGTTGTACCTTTTTCCGCAATAATTTCCCCTGTTTCAGGATCAACAAGCGTTTCTGCTAAGCGCTGACCGAAAAGTCTATTTTTAATATGAAGCTTTTTATTAATCTTGTAGCGTCCAACATTCGCTAAATCATAACGTTTTGGATCAAAGAATCTGGACACTAATAAGCTCTTCGCATTTTCAACCGTTGGTGGTTCACCCAGGACGAAGGCGCTCATATATTTCTAAAAGCGCTTTTTCAGTGCTTTCAGTGTTGTCTTTTTCTAATGTGTTACGGATATATTCATTATCTCCGATTAAATCGATGATTTCAGAATCAGATCCGAATCCAAGCGAACGCAAAAGAACCGTAACGGGCAGTTTCCGAGTACGATCTATTCTTACATACACTACATCCTTGGCATCAGTTTCATACTCAAGCCAAGCACCACGGTTAGGGATTACTGTAGCGGTAAATCCTTTCTTCCCGTTCTTATCCACTTTTCCACTAAAGTACACACTAGGAGAACGCACTAATTGAGAAACAATGACGCGTTCTGCACCATTAATAACAAACGTCCCTGTTTCAGTCATTAGTGGGAAGTCACCCATAAATACATCCTGGTCTTTTACTTCACCTGTTTCTTTGTTCACTAGACGTACTTTCACTCGCAACGGAGCAGAATATGTAACGTCTCGTTCTTTTGACTCCTCAACGGAATACTTAGGATCACCTAAGCTGTAATCAATGAATTCGAGTGATAGGTTACCAGTAAAGTCTTCGATCGGAGAAATATCCTGGAACATTTCTCGCAAACCCTCATCTAGAAACCATTGATAGGAAGAGGTTTGAATTTCAATAAGATTTGGTAACTCTAAAACTTCACTGATTCTTGCATAACTTCTTCGTTGGCGGTGTCGTCCATACTGAACTAGTTGACCTGTCAACTGATTCACCCCTCAAATCAAGCGTTATAATTACATCTATTGCCATCAAACAAACATAAACGGTTTCACCGTTCAGTCGTAAGACAAAAAGAAAAAGGGTTTTTTTGTTAAAAACCACAATTTCACATGACGAACTATTATTTTGTTAGCTTATCCGTCTATAGCCAAATTTATACAATAAATGATGAATTTAGCATTAAAACGAAAACTAATCTATTGGCATTTTATAATATTAACATAGGCATCTTGACGAGTCAATGTTTTTTTGCTTTATAAATGAAATAACCCTTGCTTTTATCCACCGTTTCAACTTCACCAAATAGTGCTTCAAGTTTAGCAAAAGCAGAAGGTCCACCTTGCTTCTTTTGAATAACAACCCAAAGTGACCCATTTACTTTCAAATGATGAAAGCTTTGTTCAAATATCTCATGTACAATCTGCTTACCTGCGCGAATCGGCGGATTCGTTACAATATCCGTAAACCCTGATTCTGAAACTGACAGGAGACGGTCACTTTGATAGATTTGGACATTATCAATTCGGTTTAATACAGCATTTTCCTGCGAAAGACTTAATGCTCGTTCATTGACATCAATCATATGTACAGTAGCATCCGGAAGACTCTTTGCAAGTGAAAGGCCGATCGGTCCATAACCACATCCTACATCTAGGATTTTTCCCGATTTCTCCGACGGTTCGAAAACTTCTATTAGAAGCCGGGAACCAAAATCCACCTCTTTTTTCGAAAAAACTCCATTATCTGTTTTAAATCGAAATGAGTGATTCCTCAGATTAAAATCCCAATAATTTGGATTACTTTCAACCTTTTGTGTGCGGGAATAATAATGGTCTGCCATAGGTTTATAACCACCTCCACGGGAGAGAGTTTTAGGAATAGAAGGAATTGAGGTAAAAAGCTTTTCCGAACAGTATTATATGTTAACTGGATTGAAAAAGCAAAAAAAGCTCGCTTATGCAGCGAGCTTTTTTAAAGTTAAATTACTTAACTTCTACGTTAGCGCCAACTTCTTCAAGTTTGCCTTTGATTTCTTCTGCTTCTTCTTTAGAAACGCCTTCTTTAACAGCCTTTGGAGTGTTATCAACAAGTTCTTTTGCTTCTTTAAGTCCAAGACCAGTGATTTCACGAACTACTTTGATAACCTTGATTTTTTGATCTCCAGGTGATGCAAGAACCACGTCAAATTCAGTTTGCTCTTCAACAGCAGCTGCACCTGCGCCACCAACAACAGCTACAGGAGCTGCAGCAGTTACGCCGAATTCTTCTTCAATTGCTTTTACTAAGTCGTTTAATTCTAAAACAGTCATATTTTTAACTGCTTCAATGATTTGTTCTTTAGTCATGATTATTTTCCTCCTTAGAGTTTTGTTTTATTTAGTAGTTTAACGATAAGTCTAACTTACGCGCCTTGTTCTTCTTTTTGATCTGCAACAGCTTTTGCAGCAAGAGCAAGATTGCGAATTGGTGCTTGAAGAACGCTGAGTAACATAGATAGTAAACCTTCGCGAGATGGTAGTTCCGCAAGAGCTTTAATATCATCAGCAGTCGCAACAGTTCCTTCAATTACACCCGCTTTAATTTCAAGAGCTTCGTGTTTTTTCGCGAAGTCATTAAGAATTTTAGCAGGAGCAACTACATCTTCAGTACTGAACGCGATTGCGTTTGGACCTGTAAGAGCTTCATTTAATCCAGAAAGCTCACAAGCATCAGCCGCACGACGAGTCATTGTGTTTTTATACACTTTGAACTCAACACCTGCTTCACGAAGTTGCTTACGAAGTTCAGTTACTTCTGCAACATTCAATCCACGGTAGTCAACAACAACAGTTGACACGCTTGCTTTTAATTTATCAGCAATTTCATCTACGATTTGTTTCTTTGTTTCGATAGCGCTGCTCATCCTTACACCTCCTGTAGTTATACTACATTCATACCTGGACAATAAAAAGCCTCCACACCCAAACAGACATGGAGGATTGTATACAATAGTAGTTTACAGAAAATCTATCGTATGACCTCGGTAGGATATTAAGCTATAAATAGCACCTACTGTCTCTGGTACAAATGTTATTTTATTTCAACAACAAATTACATTATAGTAAATGTAATTCTGTTTGTCAATTCCATTATTTTACTGAAACAGATGATGGATCAACTTTTACGCCAGGGCCCATTGTTGAAGTAACAGTAACGTTCTTCATGTATGTTCCTTTAGCAGCTGCAGGCTTAACTTTTACCATTGTTTCAAATACAGTGTTAAAGTTTTCGATCAATTTTTGATCTTCGAAAGATTGTTTACCGATTGGAACGTGGATATTACCAGCTTTATCAACACGGTATTCAACTTTACCTGCTTTAATTTCGTTGATTGCTTTTGTCACATCAAATGTAACAGTTCCTGTTTTAGGGTTTGGCATTAAACCTTTAGGTCCTAATGTACGACCGAGTTTACCAACTTCACCCATCATATCAGGAGTAGCAACGATTACATCAAAGTCAAACCAACCTTGTTGGATTTTGTTGATGTATTCAGAATCGCCAACATAATCAGCGCCTGCTGCTTCAGCTTCTTTAGCTTTTTCACCTTTAGCGAAAACTAGAACGCGTTGCACTTTACCAGTTCCGTTCGGAAGAACAACAGCACCACGAATTTGTTGGTCAGCTTTCTTAGGATCTACTCCTAGACGGAAAGCTACTTCAAGAGTTGCATCGAATTTAACAATGCTTGTCTTTTTTGCAAGTTCAATTGCTTCTGCAATTGGATACGCTTTAGAACTATCTACAAGCTTAGCAGCTTCTAAATACTTCTTACCTTTTTTAGCCATTTTAATTATCCTCCTTGAATGTGGTTTTAGCGGAATAACCTCCCACGAATAAAGGTTGCGAGTGAAATTTTCAGCTACGCAACCTCCTCTTACAAAACACTAACAGTTAATGACGAATTAGTCTTCGATAACAATACCCATGCTGCGAGCAGTACCTTCAACCATACGCATTGCTGCTTCGACGCTAGCTGCGTTAAGGTCAGGCATTTTCTGTTCAGCAATCTCGCGTACCGTTGCACGTTTAACTGTCGCTACTTTATTACGGTTAGGCTGGCCTGAACCAGACTGAATTCCAGCTGCTACTTTCAAAAGAACGGCAGCAGGAGGAGTTTTCGTAATAAATGTAAAAGAACGGTCTTCAAATACCGTAATTTCAACAGGGATGATTAAGCCAGCTTGATCAGCCGTACGAGCGTTAAACTCCTTACAGAATCCCATGATGTTTACACCGGCTTGACCTAATGCAGGACCAACTGGTGGCGCTGGATTAGCTTTACCTGCAGGAATTTGCAATTTGACAACTTTAATTACTTTTTTAGCCACGAGACACACCTCCTTAAAGTCCGTGATGTGGTAATAGGGAAAATTTCCCTCCCACTCATAGAAAAGTCTTTATATAAACATAAAGAACTTGATAATTGTCGAGTCTCTTTTCGAGACATATTGACCTATGAAATTTTATCACTATTCCGTGACAATTTCAAGTTGATTTTAATCTAATTTATCAATTTGTGTAAAATCGAGCTCTACCGGGGTATCACGACCGAACATATTAACTAAAACTTTTAATTTAGATTTATCTTTTTCAATCTCTTCGATTGTTCCTGTGAAGTTAGCAAAAGGACCTTCTTTTACCTTAACCGTTTCTCCTACCTCGAAATCGATGTCGACGCGTTTTTCATCCACACCCATGCGTTTCAAGATAACAACCACTTCTTCTGGAAGTAATGGAGTCGGCTTTGATCCGGATCCTGCAGAACCAACAAATCCTGTTACTCCAGGCGTATTACGGACAACATACCAAGAATCATCCGTCATAATGATTTCAACCAACACATATCCAGGAAACACCTTACGCTTAACAACTTTTTTCTTACCATTTTTGAAATCGGTTTCTTCTTCTTCAGGCACGATTACTCGAAAAATCTTGTCCGACATTCCCATAGACTCGACGCGTTTTTCTAAGTTCGCCTTTACTTTATTCTCATATCCAGAGTAAGTATGAACTACATACCAGTTCTTTTCCATTCAAGAGGACTAATTCGTCCGTCCCTCCCCATTTCATAATATCTGTACCTTATTACACGTACTTTTTTCCACAATGAAAAAACCCGTTACCCGAGCTTTAACATGTTTCTGCATTATTTTCCATTATACCATGGATTGCAGAGTGTTATTCAAGAATTATACGAATCAATTCAGAAATACCATAATCTAGTGCCGCAAAGAAAAGGGCAAAAAATGTAACCGTTGATAACACCGTAATCGTATAGCGGGTTAATTCTTTACGTTTTGGCCAACTAACCTTTTTTGTTTCTCGAGCCACTTCGCGGAAGAACGTTAAAATGCGTTGCATGCTGTAACCTCCAACAATCGATCTATAATAAAATGTAAATCATTTCGTTTCTCGATGTATCGTATGAGTTCCACAATTGGTACAGAACTTTTTCAGTTCAAGTCTTGCTTGCGTTTCTTTTTTACTGTTTGTGGTGTAGTTGCGTGAACCACAGCTTTCACATGCCAAAATTACTTTTTTTCCCACAAAAAACACCTACTATAAACAACTATATCATTCTTTAAAAATGTATCACTTCAATGATACAGTGTCAACAAGTGACACTAAGTTCTCACAAATAGAAAAGCGGAAGCGACCGGGTAGCGGCGTATGGACTGGAGCCCTCCGACCGAGATAAAGGAAACACGAAGAGCTGAAAGCGAATCGATGTTGACTTATCGTAGGGAGGTGGGTGAAGTCCACTAGACGCTGGTCGCTGCAGCTAGACAAATAGAAAAGCGAAGGTGCCTCGCTCAGCCCCGACAAGCATAAGACGCTTCAGGAGAAGGCGTTCTTTACCTTCTTACCTAAAGTGGCTTATGACCTCGAGGGGCTAGGCACCGCAGCTAGACAAATAGAAAAGCGGAAGCGACCGTTCAGCCCCTATGCAAAAAAACAAATATTAAACTGTAAACTCGCGGACTTCTAAATAACGCTCAAGCTTCCTCTTTACACGCTGCAACGCATTATCAATCGATTTCACATGCCGATTTAGCTCTTCGGAGATTTCTTGATAGGATTGGCCATCTAAGTATAATGCCAGAACTTTTCGTTCAAGATCACTTAAAAGTTCTTTCATTTTTCCTTCTATGTTATCAAATTCTTCTTGGTTAATGATTAATTCCTCAGGATCCATAACCTTTGCACCTGAAAGAACATCCATTAGTGTCCGATCTGATTCCTCATCATAAATCGGCTTGTCCAATGAAACATACGAATTTAGCGGTATATGTTTTTGCCTGGTGGCGGTTTTAATCGCGGTGATGATTTGTCTTGTAATACATAATTCGGCAAACGCTTTAAAAGAAGTCATCTTATCATCCCTATAATCACGAATTGCTTTATACAACCCGATCATACCTTCCTGAACAATATCTTCTTTATCGGCACCGATGAGAAAATAGGATCTTGCTTTTGCTCGAACAAAATTTCGATATTTATGAATTAAGTAATCTAATGCATCACTTTCCCCATTGTGCACTAACTCTACTAATTCTTCATCTTCGAGCTGTAAATATCGTTCATTGATCCTTGCTCTGAAGTCCGTACTCATGCAAATCCCCCCGACCACACATGCATAGTTAGAAATATTATACAGTAGGCTTTTTTTGGAAGTCAACCATTGCTCACCGTTCCCGGCGCCATTTTTCGAAAATTTGGGCTATTTCGTCACTTAGTGGAATCTTTGACGGCGGTCTCTTTGTTTGGATCTTCTTAACGTTTCGTTCAATTTTTTTCTCAATCGTATTCATTTCTGTTAACAATTCTCGCGCTGATTTCCTTAGGGCTCCTTGCCCAAAGATCACCCATTGCTCAGTAAAATCGGAAGTGGCGACATGGATTTGTGTTCGGCGATCACTAAGACTGCTAGCCAGCTTCTCAATTCTTTCATCAGCAGATTCATTTTCCTTCGTGAATATCACTTCAACCTTATAATTATGATATTTTTTTTCAATTCCTTGAACATAATGCGCATCAAATACGACGATGACACGGAAACCCGTATACGCTTGATATTCTGCCATTTTTTCTACTAATAAATCTCTAGCCGCACCTAAGTCCTTATTTTTCAAAGCACTTAAGTCAGGCCAAGCACCAATGATGTTATAACCATCTACAATCAGAATATCCATCATTATCGACCAATTGGGTGTCTTTTTCGGTAAACCTCGTACATAAGAAGTGCTGCTGCAACCGATGCGTTTAAAGAGGTAACATGACCCGCCATGGGCAAATGAATTAGAAAATCACATTTATCACGCACGAGTCGACCCATTCCTTTCCCTTCACTGCCAATGACCAAGCCAAGTGGCATACTTCCGTCAAAGGAGCGATAGTCCTCACTACCTTTAGCATCCGTCCCTGCAATCCATAACCCTTTTTCTTTTAACTCATCAATTGTTCGCGCGATATTCGTAACACGAACAACAGGAATGTACTCAATTGCACCTGTCGAAGCTTTTGCAACAGTAGAGGTTAATCCTACTGCTCTTCTTTTTGGAATAATAATCCCATGGGCACCAACAGCATCAGCTGTTCGCATAATTGAGCCTAAATTATGGGGATCTTCAATTTCATCTAAAATTAAAAAGAAAGGAGGTTCGTTTCTTTCCGCAGCAACGGCAAACAAATCGTCTATTTCAGCATATTGGTATGCAGCAACTGCCGCTATCACTCCTTGATGGTTTCCCTCTGTCATTTGGTCAATCTTTTTCTTTGGGACAAATTGGACTAACACACTCTTTTCTTTAGCTAATCCAATCACCTGCTGCATTTGTCCACCTTGTGACCCTTCCGCGATAAAAATCTTGTTAATGTCACGATCTGACTTCAATGCCTCAATGACGGGATTTTTTCCAATGATATAATCTGAATTCATTATCCGCGGCCTCCTTTCTTTTCTTCAACTAAGTGAATCGATTTCTTGATTAATTCTTCAAGTCGTATAATCTGGTTTGCTAAATACAAATAGCCTAATAAAGCCTCAAATGCAGTCGAGTATCGGTACGTTTGTACATCGGTATTTTTCGGAATACTACCAGATTTGGCATTTCTACCTCTTTTTAAAACAGCCATTTCTTCATCGGTCAGAATGCCTTCATCGATAAATTGATGGACCACTGCAGCCTGAGCTTTAGCAGACACATAATTCGTCGCTTCTCGATGCAATTGATTTGGCCTAACCGTACCAGATTGAATTAAGTGGTAGCGAATATAGTTTTCGAAGACAGCATCTCCCATATATGCAAGAGCTAAACTATTTAATTGTTTTTCGTCAATCAGACTTTCATAATGAAGCATGAATTAGCCTCTTTTCCATCTTGTTCCTTGCGGTGTATCTTCCAGAATAATATTCATGTCTTTCAGTTGATCCCTGATTTGGTCCGATAATTGGAAGTTACGATCCTTACGTGCTTGAATTCGTTGCTGAATCAATGACTCAATCTCTTCATCAAGCAATTCTTCCTGGCCTAACGAAAGTCCCAATACGCCAAATAATTTCTCGAATAATGAAGTAAAAGCATCAATCACTTCATTTGCCGTATTTTTTTCAAGCATATAGTAGTTTGAAAGCTTCGATAGCTCAAACAAGGTTGAGATACCATTTGCCGTATTAAAATCATCATCCATTTCCCGAATAAACTCTTGTTCAAGAGCCTGTATTTGATCTAACCATTCCTGATTATTATCCGTTAAATTAGTACTTGCCTCTTTTCGATGCGTTAGATTTTGGTAGGAAGTTTTCAATCGTTCTAATGCCGCTTTTGTATTTTCCAATAGCTCATCGCTATAGTTAATTGGATTGCGATAATGAACCGAAAGCATAAAGAAGCGAATCACTTCCGGATTATGCTTTTTAATAATGTCATGGACTAAGACAAAATTCCCTAGTGATTTTGACATTTTTTCATTATCAA
The DNA window shown above is from Bacillus sp. T3 and carries:
- the rplL gene encoding 50S ribosomal protein L7/L12, giving the protein MTKEQIIEAVKNMTVLELNDLVKAIEEEFGVTAAAPVAVVGGAGAAAVEEQTEFDVVLASPGDQKIKVIKVVREITGLGLKEAKELVDNTPKAVKEGVSKEEAEEIKGKLEEVGANVEVK
- a CDS encoding NYN domain-containing protein, with protein sequence MDILIVDGYNIIGAWPDLSALKNKDLGAARDLLVEKMAEYQAYTGFRVIVVFDAHYVQGIEKKYHNYKVEVIFTKENESADERIEKLASSLSDRRTQIHVATSDFTEQWVIFGQGALRKSARELLTEMNTIEKKIERNVKKIQTKRPPSKIPLSDEIAQIFEKWRRER
- a CDS encoding class I SAM-dependent methyltransferase, which translates into the protein MADHYYSRTQKVESNPNYWDFNLRNHSFRFKTDNGVFSKKEVDFGSRLLIEVFEPSEKSGKILDVGCGYGPIGLSLAKSLPDATVHMIDVNERALSLSQENAVLNRIDNVQIYQSDRLLSVSESGFTDIVTNPPIRAGKQIVHEIFEQSFHHLKVNGSLWVVIQKKQGGPSAFAKLEALFGEVETVDKSKGYFIYKAKKH
- the rlmB gene encoding 23S rRNA (guanosine(2251)-2'-O)-methyltransferase RlmB, with amino-acid sequence MNSDYIIGKNPVIEALKSDRDINKIFIAEGSQGGQMQQVIGLAKEKSVLVQFVPKKKIDQMTEGNHQGVIAAVAAYQYAEIDDLFAVAAERNEPPFFLILDEIEDPHNLGSIMRTADAVGAHGIIIPKRRAVGLTSTVAKASTGAIEYIPVVRVTNIARTIDELKEKGLWIAGTDAKGSEDYRSFDGSMPLGLVIGSEGKGMGRLVRDKCDFLIHLPMAGHVTSLNASVAAALLMYEVYRKRHPIGR
- the rplA gene encoding 50S ribosomal protein L1, producing the protein MAKKGKKYLEAAKLVDSSKAYPIAEAIELAKKTSIVKFDATLEVAFRLGVDPKKADQQIRGAVVLPNGTGKVQRVLVFAKGEKAKEAEAAGADYVGDSEYINKIQQGWFDFDVIVATPDMMGEVGKLGRTLGPKGLMPNPKTGTVTFDVTKAINEIKAGKVEYRVDKAGNIHVPIGKQSFEDQKLIENFNTVFETMVKVKPAAAKGTYMKNVTVTSTMGPGVKVDPSSVSVK
- the sigH gene encoding RNA polymerase sporulation sigma factor SigH — its product is MSTDFRARINERYLQLEDEELVELVHNGESDALDYLIHKYRNFVRAKARSYFLIGADKEDIVQEGMIGLYKAIRDYRDDKMTSFKAFAELCITRQIITAIKTATRQKHIPLNSYVSLDKPIYDEESDRTLMDVLSGAKVMDPEELIINQEEFDNIEGKMKELLSDLERKVLALYLDGQSYQEISEELNRHVKSIDNALQRVKRKLERYLEVREFTV
- the rplJ gene encoding 50S ribosomal protein L10, which codes for MSSAIETKKQIVDEIADKLKASVSTVVVDYRGLNVAEVTELRKQLREAGVEFKVYKNTMTRRAADACELSGLNEALTGPNAIAFSTEDVVAPAKILNDFAKKHEALEIKAGVIEGTVATADDIKALAELPSREGLLSMLLSVLQAPIRNLALAAKAVADQKEEQGA
- the rpmG gene encoding 50S ribosomal protein L33; its protein translation is MGKKVILACESCGSRNYTTNSKKETQARLELKKFCTNCGTHTIHRETK
- the secE gene encoding preprotein translocase subunit SecE → MQRILTFFREVARETKKVSWPKRKELTRYTITVLSTVTFFALFFAALDYGISELIRIILE
- the rplK gene encoding 50S ribosomal protein L11 gives rise to the protein MAKKVIKVVKLQIPAGKANPAPPVGPALGQAGVNIMGFCKEFNARTADQAGLIIPVEITVFEDRSFTFITKTPPAAVLLKVAAGIQSGSGQPNRNKVATVKRATVREIAEQKMPDLNAASVEAAMRMVEGTARSMGIVIED
- a CDS encoding Mini-ribonuclease 3; this translates as MLHYESLIDEKQLNSLALAYMGDAVFENYIRYHLIQSGTVRPNQLHREATNYVSAKAQAAVVHQFIDEGILTDEEMAVLKRGRNAKSGSIPKNTDVQTYRYSTAFEALLGYLYLANQIIRLEELIKKSIHLVEEKKGGRG
- the nusG gene encoding transcription termination/antitermination protein NusG, encoding MEKNWYVVHTYSGYENKVKANLEKRVESMGMSDKIFRVIVPEEEETDFKNGKKKVVKRKVFPGYVLVEIIMTDDSWYVVRNTPGVTGFVGSAGSGSKPTPLLPEEVVVILKRMGVDEKRVDIDFEVGETVKVKEGPFANFTGTIEEIEKDKSKLKVLVNMFGRDTPVELDFTQIDKLD